The following coding sequences lie in one Pan paniscus chromosome X, NHGRI_mPanPan1-v2.0_pri, whole genome shotgun sequence genomic window:
- the LOC130541155 gene encoding uncharacterized protein LOC130541155, giving the protein MVSHCGILRRSSCLSAQFFPSGGLSGPRTSSRRLPQAQVVLESASPGPASQQVSKLFWLNSCPAPNRLCRPRTFSSQALRAHLLPPGGLYRPSTGWRTASAGPALASQGPLQAQLLLPRRPLGAKVARGLLGGRQGLGPGRSRWGESWAWRLPWEATAGSADALLQPELGLFSHWEKGCGSEELGCRNFGVYKRRRELSQKSLFAGRREMQPGGTAGPCGRQRPGLLKLASQTHLQPPGVLSGPSSSSRLHLRAGLWADSRSQQRLWTQLLPSSQRPW; this is encoded by the exons atggtgtctcactgtggcaTCCTCAGGCGAAGCTCCTGCCTTtcg GCCCAGTTTTTCCCTTCCGGCGGCCTCTCCGGGCCCAGAACCTCCTCCCGGCGACTGCCGCAGGCCCAAGTTGTCCTGGAGTCGGCCTCTCCCggccctgcctcccagcaagtaagcaagctcttttggctcaactcctgcccagctcccaaccgCCTTTGTAGGCCCCGAACTTTCTCCAGCCAAGCTCTGAGGgcccacctcctgcctcctggTGGCCTGTACAGGCCCAGCACTGGTTGGagaacagcctctgcaggccccgcccttgcctcccaggggcctctccaggcccagctcttgctCCCACGGCGGCCTCTGGGGGccaa GGTCGCACGCGGGCTGCTGGGAGGTAGGCAGGGACTTGGGCCCGGGAGGTCACGGTGGGgcgagagctgggcctggagactcCCCTGGGAGGCAACAGCGGGGTCTGCAGACGCCCTTCTCCAGCCGGAGCTGGGACTGTTCAGTCACTGGGAGAAGGGATGTGGGTCTGAAGAGCTTGGTTGCAGAAACTTCGGGGTCTACAAACGCAGGCGGGAGCTGAGCCAAAAGAGCTTGTTTGCTGGGAGGCGggagatgcagccaggaggaacagctgggccatgtgggaggcagaggccaggccTCCTCAAGTTGGCCTCTCAGACCCACTTGCAGCCTCCCGGcgtcctctccgggcccagctcttcctcccggctgcATCTCCGGGCCGGACTCTGGGCCGACTCCAGGTCCCAACAACGTCTTTGgactcagctcctgcccagctcccagcggCCCTGGTAG